The following DNA comes from Synergistaceae bacterium.
ATTTAATTTTTCGCATAGTCTAGTCGTGAAAGCGTCAAGATTTGCCGGAGATACCCGCCCGCGATATTCTTCTAAAGTCTCAATAAATCGGCTCATGTGAGTCCCCCTGTACTCATGAGGGAGCATTACACTCATTGATACATTTGCGATAGTATTTTGCGTTTGATTGTCTTTATCCATTAATATAACGGGATAACTCACGCCCTTAACGCCGACTCTGTCAATCTGAATATTTCGCGAGTCCTTCTCTCTCTGAACGTCGCGCATAAATTTATTATTATTTCCCATTATAATATAACTCGTTGCAATCTAAATCTAATTCATTATTCCATATTATGCCATAGCCGCCGGAGTCGACTCTTACCTGCTCAAAGAGTCCATTTACGTAATTTAACATTTGGAAGTCCGGCAATTTTTGCATTAACGGCTTG
Coding sequences within:
- a CDS encoding DUF2442 domain-containing protein is translated as MVFHRVKNITPLHDKILLAEFQDGTMKKYDVKPLMQKLPDFQMLNYVNGLFEQVRVDSGGYGIIWNNELDLDCNELYYNGK